In a single window of the Terrirubrum flagellatum genome:
- a CDS encoding tripartite tricarboxylate transporter TctB family protein — MTKDMWGGVALLIIAAAYYIGIGQIAESTLSDDVGATGLPRMLALSLAVVALALIARSLIAARAATVTAAGAANDDEEEETATLPRAIGLLLFGAAYILILPYAGYLVSIALLIAGVCAYEGAARDWRLPVIAIAGAALYWAIFVKLLGVHQPAGLVFSGLLS; from the coding sequence ATGACGAAAGACATGTGGGGAGGCGTCGCCCTCCTGATCATTGCGGCCGCCTATTACATCGGCATCGGCCAGATCGCGGAAAGCACATTATCGGATGATGTCGGCGCAACAGGCCTGCCGCGAATGCTCGCGCTGTCGCTCGCCGTCGTCGCGCTGGCGCTGATCGCGCGCAGTCTGATTGCAGCGCGCGCCGCGACTGTGACGGCCGCGGGCGCGGCGAATGACGATGAAGAGGAGGAGACGGCGACGTTGCCGCGCGCCATCGGACTCTTGCTGTTCGGCGCTGCTTATATTCTGATCCTGCCGTACGCGGGATATCTCGTCAGCATTGCGCTGCTGATCGCAGGCGTCTGCGCCTATGAAGGCGCCGCGCGCGACTGGCGGCTGCCTGTGATCGCAATCGCAGGCGCTGCGCTCTACTGGGCGATTTTCGTGAAACTGCTCGGCGTTCACCAGCCCGCCGGCCTCGTCTTCAGCGGGCTTCTCTCATGA
- a CDS encoding tripartite tricarboxylate transporter substrate binding protein: MKRRVIVGGLVAFVAAAGAGAATAEPLTYPAKVVTLVTHSSPGGGSDVFLREMSKYLGKYINATFIVENVQGGSGAKAIARVATAPADGSVFYATTPTYIYTSLMSKPQYSYRDLEPLVNVFADSEVIYTRAESPFKTLQDVIEHAKKTRGRWGAANPASLERQAAEQLKKAAGVNAAIVTHEGGGDMMLNVLNGTLDIGIGEIAELRSQLDAKKVRLLATFNPKRIDAYPDVPTVEESGFKVSVVKFRGLAGPKGAPDAVTAVWDKAVAALLQDPDYKKVYEQDVLSPNLVTHDKYPTFVNGFADTTSQFLRETGAIK, from the coding sequence ATGAAGAGAAGGGTGATTGTCGGCGGGCTTGTTGCTTTCGTGGCGGCTGCAGGAGCTGGCGCCGCGACAGCCGAACCACTCACCTATCCCGCGAAGGTGGTGACGCTCGTCACTCATTCGAGCCCGGGCGGCGGCAGCGATGTATTCCTGCGCGAGATGAGCAAATATCTCGGCAAATATATCAATGCGACTTTCATCGTGGAGAATGTGCAGGGCGGCAGCGGCGCCAAGGCGATCGCGCGCGTGGCGACGGCGCCGGCGGACGGCAGCGTGTTCTACGCGACAACGCCGACCTACATCTACACCTCGCTCATGAGCAAGCCGCAATATTCCTACAGGGATCTTGAGCCGCTGGTGAATGTCTTCGCCGACAGCGAGGTGATCTACACGCGCGCCGAAAGCCCCTTCAAGACGCTGCAGGATGTCATCGAACATGCGAAGAAAACGCGCGGCCGCTGGGGCGCGGCCAATCCGGCCTCGCTCGAACGGCAGGCCGCGGAGCAATTGAAGAAAGCGGCCGGCGTCAATGCTGCAATCGTCACCCATGAAGGCGGCGGCGATATGATGCTCAACGTGCTGAACGGCACGCTCGACATCGGCATCGGCGAGATTGCTGAGCTGCGCTCGCAGCTCGACGCGAAGAAGGTGCGTCTGCTCGCGACGTTCAATCCGAAGCGCATCGACGCCTATCCCGACGTGCCGACGGTGGAAGAGTCAGGCTTCAAGGTGTCGGTGGTGAAATTCCGCGGGCTCGCGGGACCGAAGGGCGCGCCGGATGCAGTGACCGCCGTGTGGGACAAGGCGGTCGCCGCGCTGCTGCAGGACCCTGACTACAAGAAGGTCTATGAGCAGGACGTGCTGTCGCCGAACCTGGTGACGCATGACAAATATCCGACCTTCGTGAATGGCTTCGCCGATACGACAAGCCAGTTCCTGAGAGAGACGGGCGCCATCAAATAA
- a CDS encoding MmgE/PrpD family protein has protein sequence MTATSSDITAQALRFIERTTYADISPEALRIARRCMVDTIGLYLAGSQEHSIQILIEDALAQGGKAESSLLASGGRKVPAALAARVLATAGHAHDWDDTQVSHDPAHIYGLLTHPSVPPLTAALTVAERVGGVDGKKLMLAFQLGFEVECKISEWMKPRHYRRGHHSSGTVGTFGAATAAAHLLDLKGEALAHALGIAASFAAGIRCNFGTMTKPLHVGRAAENGVTAAILAGRGFTADPTSLDGPWGFFSVMGEGFDADKAKQGFGAPLTIENPGVSIKPFPSGILTHQSMDAMLKLVLDHDLKPGQVERIRFHAGKNIIEPIRYPIAKNHLQAKFSMPALLAMIVLCRRASHHEFSDESVAGAAMQDLQSRTEVINDPEIDARGYDLIRSRVEVLTRDGRTLTQWADERYRGGPLNPISDADLDGKFRMCAEGVIGERQQEELLGLIRSIDQGGDINRLISLIANESAQPMKLVAG, from the coding sequence GTGACTGCTACTTCTTCCGACATCACGGCGCAGGCTCTGCGCTTCATCGAGCGCACGACCTATGCGGATATTTCGCCTGAGGCACTGCGCATCGCGCGTCGCTGTATGGTCGACACGATCGGGCTCTATCTCGCCGGCAGCCAGGAGCATTCGATCCAAATCCTGATCGAGGACGCGCTGGCGCAGGGCGGCAAGGCTGAATCGTCGCTGCTCGCCAGCGGCGGCCGCAAGGTTCCGGCGGCGCTCGCCGCGCGCGTGCTCGCGACCGCGGGCCACGCCCATGACTGGGACGACACGCAGGTGTCGCACGATCCCGCACATATCTATGGACTTCTCACTCATCCCTCCGTGCCGCCGCTCACGGCCGCGCTGACGGTCGCCGAACGCGTCGGCGGCGTCGACGGCAAGAAGCTCATGCTGGCCTTCCAGTTGGGCTTTGAGGTCGAGTGCAAGATTTCGGAATGGATGAAGCCGCGCCATTATCGCCGCGGCCATCATTCCAGCGGCACTGTCGGCACGTTTGGCGCAGCGACCGCCGCCGCGCATCTGCTTGACCTCAAGGGCGAGGCGCTGGCGCATGCGCTCGGCATCGCCGCGAGTTTCGCGGCGGGCATCCGCTGCAATTTCGGCACCATGACGAAGCCGCTGCATGTCGGCCGCGCGGCCGAGAACGGCGTCACCGCGGCGATCCTCGCCGGGCGCGGCTTCACCGCGGACCCGACGTCGCTCGACGGCCCGTGGGGTTTCTTCTCCGTGATGGGCGAGGGCTTCGACGCGGACAAGGCGAAGCAGGGCTTTGGCGCGCCGCTGACGATCGAAAATCCCGGCGTCAGCATCAAGCCGTTTCCGTCGGGCATTCTCACCCATCAGTCGATGGATGCGATGCTGAAGCTCGTGCTCGATCACGATCTCAAGCCCGGGCAGGTCGAACGCATTCGCTTCCATGCTGGAAAGAACATCATCGAGCCGATCCGCTATCCCATCGCGAAGAACCATCTCCAGGCGAAATTCTCGATGCCGGCGCTTCTCGCGATGATCGTGCTATGCCGGCGCGCCAGCCATCACGAATTCAGCGACGAGTCCGTCGCCGGCGCGGCGATGCAGGATTTGCAGAGCCGGACCGAGGTGATCAATGATCCTGAGATCGACGCCCGTGGTTATGATCTCATCCGCTCGCGCGTCGAGGTGCTGACGAGAGACGGGCGCACGCTCACGCAATGGGCCGACGAACGCTATCGCGGCGGCCCGCTCAATCCGATCAGCGATGCGGACCTCGACGGAAAATTCCGCATGTGCGCCGAAGGCGTCATCGGTGAGCGCCAGCAGGAAGAATTGCTCGGCCTCATACGTTCGATCGATCAGGGCGGCGACATCAATAGACTCATTTCGCTCATCGCTAATGAGAGCGCGCAGCCGATGAAACTCGTGGCGGGATGA
- a CDS encoding FCD domain-containing protein, which produces MTESPTLSAIELIRSNSLPMLLEQEIERAVLGGELAPGQRVNEKELATRFGVSRGPVREALRGLEAAGLVEQVPNRGVFVRKLSWAEASNVYDVRAALFGYAGQLLSQRVDAAGVAQLRGFVADMDVAVEAGDFERYVRLNFAFHEYIVRESGNAVLAEQYLGLIKQLRLYRTRNLMLADSVHASNREHHAMVDAIEARDGDRAYRAHFDHVALAKRRLATAGPQAFA; this is translated from the coding sequence ATGACAGAGTCACCCACGCTCTCCGCGATTGAGCTCATCCGCTCGAATTCCCTGCCCATGTTGCTGGAGCAGGAAATCGAGCGGGCCGTGCTTGGCGGCGAACTCGCGCCGGGCCAGCGCGTCAATGAGAAGGAGCTCGCGACGCGCTTCGGCGTCAGCCGGGGGCCGGTGCGCGAGGCGCTGCGCGGGCTCGAGGCGGCAGGCCTCGTCGAGCAGGTTCCCAATCGCGGCGTGTTCGTGCGCAAGCTGAGCTGGGCCGAGGCGTCGAACGTCTATGACGTGCGCGCGGCTCTCTTCGGTTACGCTGGCCAGCTTCTCAGTCAGCGCGTTGATGCGGCGGGCGTCGCGCAGTTGCGCGGCTTCGTCGCCGACATGGATGTGGCGGTCGAGGCCGGCGATTTCGAGCGCTATGTCAGGCTCAACTTCGCCTTCCACGAATATATCGTGCGCGAGTCCGGCAACGCGGTGCTCGCAGAACAATATCTCGGCCTGATCAAGCAGCTCAGGCTCTATCGCACCCGCAATCTCATGCTCGCCGATTCCGTGCACGCTTCGAATCGCGAGCATCACGCCATGGTCGACGCGATCGAGGCGCGAGACGGCGATCGCGCCTATCGCGCTCATTTCGATCATGTCGCGCTGGCGAAGCGGCGCCTCGCGACGGCCGGCCCGCAAGCCTTCGCCTGA
- a CDS encoding ABC transporter ATP-binding protein, with the protein MTFLELASLTKRYGAQTVVDKVNLSVERGQVVCLLGPSGCGKTTTLRLIAGFVTPDEGEIHVGGRAVSSAGFAEPPERRRMSMIFQSYALWPHMTVRENVAYGLTLRNMSRADIDKHVDSILSVAKLSNLAERYPGELSGGQQQRVSLARALVVEPQTLLLDEPLSNLDANLREEMRFEIRRLHDEFRYTTVYVTHDQSEAMTTADIIVVMNLGRIEQAGAPEDIYERPQSEFVARFIGGTNILKGRLVDDGVVDCGPMKLRCDSGNFPVKGSDVAVSVRQHDIVMATDKPDDALNWSPGTVVRQVYLGAHRDYLVALPNGEEVRAVAPAHTAIEKGQALWLNFPAAQCRALVR; encoded by the coding sequence ATGACGTTTCTGGAACTGGCCAGCCTGACCAAGCGCTACGGGGCCCAGACCGTCGTCGACAAGGTCAACCTGTCGGTCGAGCGCGGCCAGGTCGTTTGTCTCCTCGGCCCATCCGGCTGCGGCAAGACGACGACGCTGCGGTTGATCGCCGGCTTCGTTACGCCCGACGAAGGCGAAATCCACGTTGGCGGCCGCGCAGTGTCATCGGCTGGTTTCGCCGAACCGCCCGAGCGTCGGCGCATGTCGATGATCTTCCAGAGCTACGCGCTGTGGCCGCACATGACCGTGCGCGAGAATGTCGCTTACGGACTCACGCTCCGCAATATGAGCCGCGCCGACATCGACAAACATGTCGACTCGATCCTGAGCGTCGCCAAGCTCTCGAACCTCGCGGAGCGCTATCCCGGCGAACTCTCAGGCGGCCAGCAGCAGCGTGTGTCGTTGGCGCGCGCGCTCGTCGTCGAACCGCAGACTCTCCTGCTCGACGAACCCCTCTCCAATCTCGACGCCAATCTGCGCGAGGAAATGCGTTTCGAGATTCGCCGCCTGCATGACGAGTTCCGTTACACCACCGTCTATGTCACGCATGACCAGTCCGAAGCGATGACGACAGCCGACATCATCGTCGTGATGAATCTGGGTCGCATCGAACAGGCCGGCGCGCCGGAAGATATCTATGAGCGCCCGCAATCGGAATTTGTCGCGCGCTTCATCGGCGGCACCAATATTCTGAAGGGCCGCCTCGTCGATGACGGCGTCGTCGATTGCGGGCCGATGAAGCTGCGCTGCGACAGCGGGAATTTCCCCGTGAAAGGCAGCGATGTCGCGGTCTCCGTCAGGCAGCACGACATCGTCATGGCGACGGACAAGCCTGATGATGCGCTCAACTGGTCGCCCGGCACCGTCGTCAGGCAAGTCTATCTCGGCGCGCATCGCGATTACCTCGTCGCGCTGCCGAACGGGGAAGAGGTGCGGGCCGTCGCGCCGGCTCACACCGCCATCGAAAAAGGACAGGCGCTTTGGCTGAACTTTCCCGCAGCCCAATGCCGCGCGCTTGTTCGCTAG
- a CDS encoding ABC transporter substrate-binding protein: MSLKTPDRRLVIAGLAASAAALPARAEAPKPYAVTDDLVAAAKKEGTVTFYTSTDVAVAEKIAAAFEAKYAIKVKVERSGSERVFQRIMQEYGSNIFNADVIETSDAVNFLVLKSKQWIQQALPEEVAKDWPKEAKDPDGYFAAYRAHCSVMGYNTRQVKTEDTPKSYQDLLAAKWKGRIVKAHPGYSGTIMTATDVLSNLLGWDYFEKLGQQRVMQVQSSTEPPKKLAQGERSIQADGNEYNMFILKETGVPVEVIYPTEGTVITVGHGAMLKTPPHPNAAKLFYSFMYDKETQQLLSDIGGLRSFHPGVKEKEDRKPLSQIKLLWSDPAKLEPRVEEIKKKYEQFFGV; encoded by the coding sequence ATGAGCCTGAAAACGCCTGATCGACGCCTCGTCATCGCCGGCCTCGCCGCAAGCGCCGCCGCCCTGCCCGCGCGCGCCGAAGCGCCGAAACCTTACGCCGTGACCGACGATCTCGTCGCAGCCGCAAAGAAAGAGGGCACGGTGACATTCTACACCTCGACCGACGTCGCGGTGGCGGAGAAGATCGCGGCCGCGTTCGAAGCGAAATACGCGATCAAGGTCAAGGTCGAGCGCTCCGGCTCGGAGCGCGTGTTCCAGCGCATCATGCAGGAATATGGTTCGAACATCTTCAACGCCGACGTGATCGAGACGTCGGACGCGGTGAATTTTCTCGTGCTGAAGAGCAAGCAGTGGATTCAGCAGGCGCTGCCGGAGGAAGTCGCGAAGGATTGGCCGAAGGAGGCGAAAGACCCTGATGGCTATTTCGCCGCCTATCGCGCCCATTGCTCGGTGATGGGATACAACACCAGGCAGGTGAAGACGGAAGACACGCCGAAAAGCTATCAGGATCTGCTGGCAGCGAAATGGAAGGGCCGCATCGTCAAGGCGCATCCAGGCTACAGCGGCACGATCATGACCGCGACCGACGTGCTCAGCAATCTGCTCGGCTGGGATTATTTCGAAAAGCTCGGCCAGCAGCGCGTGATGCAGGTGCAGTCCTCGACCGAGCCGCCGAAGAAGCTGGCGCAGGGCGAACGCTCGATCCAGGCCGACGGCAACGAATACAACATGTTCATCCTGAAAGAGACCGGCGTGCCCGTCGAGGTGATCTATCCCACCGAAGGCACCGTCATCACAGTCGGTCATGGCGCGATGCTGAAGACTCCGCCGCATCCCAACGCCGCGAAGCTGTTCTACTCCTTCATGTATGACAAGGAGACGCAGCAGCTTCTCAGCGATATCGGTGGGCTGCGCTCCTTCCATCCCGGCGTGAAGGAGAAAGAGGATCGCAAGCCCCTCTCGCAGATCAAGCTGCTCTGGTCCGATCCGGCGAAGCTCGAACCACGCGTCGAAGAGATCAAGAAGAAGTACGAGCAATTCTTCGGCGTGTAA
- a CDS encoding iron ABC transporter permease has product MNLMTTAIPYDGTTRERWKLDLSQPIFLLLVLLLATLVLLPLSWLIYYSFLTPANKFSLQNYINLVADPTLRRPFVVAIGMALSVGVIGCAIATPLAWIVARTDMPGRAFIRGLVTASFVTPPFLGAIAWELLAAPNSGLINVAYRWLFDLEPYEYLLDIYTFSGLVFVVACYTFPYIFTLVANALDRVPNDLEEASAILGAGSWTTARRVTIPMVLPAMLAGSLIAILQALTMFGSPAIIALPARFHVITTKIWSLFQYPPNPGLAAAAAVPLLVVTILLLWGQRRILGRRGFTTLGGKSGSPRLMKLGRWRWLAMAFALAVVSLTVILPYGALLKTALTPTVAEPLTWDSLTLHHVKFVFFDLSATQLALWNTFVLGVSTATIGTAIALVVAYLVSRQSVRGSSMLGYLATAPVAIPGIVLGVGLFLSYSSPYLPLYGTLWILLIGFVTIEMPAGYQQLSSALRSVHVELEEASRILGGTRMTTLRRVTAPILRSNVIATWCFVFIGTIRELSATILLTTADTKLVSVIIYDLNESGDLGAISVLGLMLLVISFAIIYLANRLPLLGGSRVAVLRG; this is encoded by the coding sequence ATGAACCTGATGACGACGGCGATCCCCTATGACGGGACCACGCGCGAGCGCTGGAAGCTCGACCTGTCGCAGCCGATCTTTCTCCTCCTCGTCCTGCTGCTCGCGACGCTCGTCCTGCTGCCGCTGTCCTGGCTCATCTATTATTCCTTCCTGACGCCCGCGAACAAATTCAGCCTCCAGAACTACATCAATCTCGTCGCCGATCCGACCTTGCGTCGTCCGTTTGTCGTTGCGATTGGGATGGCGCTGTCGGTCGGCGTGATCGGCTGCGCCATCGCCACGCCCCTCGCCTGGATCGTCGCCCGCACGGACATGCCAGGCCGCGCCTTCATCCGCGGCCTTGTCACGGCGTCCTTCGTGACGCCGCCCTTTCTCGGCGCCATCGCATGGGAGCTGCTGGCCGCGCCGAACAGTGGTCTGATCAATGTCGCCTATCGCTGGCTGTTTGATCTCGAACCTTACGAATATCTCCTCGACATCTACACCTTCTCCGGCCTCGTCTTCGTCGTCGCCTGCTACACATTCCCCTACATCTTCACGCTTGTCGCGAACGCGCTCGATCGCGTGCCGAACGATCTTGAGGAAGCGTCGGCCATTCTCGGCGCAGGCTCATGGACGACGGCGCGCCGCGTGACGATCCCGATGGTGCTGCCGGCGATGCTGGCGGGTTCGCTGATCGCCATCCTGCAGGCGCTGACCATGTTCGGATCGCCTGCGATCATCGCGCTGCCGGCGCGTTTTCACGTCATCACGACGAAGATCTGGAGCCTGTTCCAGTATCCGCCCAATCCGGGGCTCGCCGCGGCAGCGGCCGTGCCGCTGCTCGTCGTGACGATCCTGCTGCTCTGGGGGCAACGGCGCATTCTGGGCCGGCGCGGCTTCACCACGCTCGGCGGCAAGAGCGGATCACCGCGCCTGATGAAACTCGGCCGCTGGCGCTGGCTTGCGATGGCGTTCGCGCTCGCCGTCGTATCGCTCACTGTGATCCTGCCTTACGGCGCGCTTCTCAAAACGGCGCTGACGCCGACAGTGGCGGAGCCGCTGACATGGGACAGCCTCACGCTGCATCATGTGAAGTTCGTCTTCTTCGATCTCTCGGCGACGCAGCTTGCGCTCTGGAACACCTTCGTGCTCGGCGTCTCAACCGCGACGATCGGCACCGCGATCGCGCTCGTCGTCGCCTATCTCGTGTCGCGGCAGAGCGTTCGCGGATCATCGATGCTTGGCTATCTCGCCACCGCGCCGGTCGCGATCCCCGGCATCGTGCTCGGCGTCGGTCTGTTCCTCAGCTATTCCAGCCCCTATCTCCCGCTCTACGGAACGCTCTGGATCCTGCTGATCGGCTTCGTCACGATCGAGATGCCGGCCGGCTATCAGCAGCTCTCATCGGCGCTGCGCAGCGTGCATGTCGAGCTGGAGGAAGCGAGCCGCATTCTTGGCGGCACGCGCATGACGACGCTGCGCCGCGTGACGGCGCCGATCCTGCGCTCGAACGTCATCGCGACATGGTGCTTCGTTTTCATCGGCACGATCCGCGAATTGTCGGCGACGATCCTCTTGACGACAGCCGACACCAAGCTCGTCTCGGTGATCATCTATGATCTCAACGAGAGTGGCGATCTCGGCGCGATCTCGGTGCTCGGCCTGATGCTGCTCGTGATCTCGTTTGCGATCATCTATCTCGCAAACCGGCTGCCGCTTCTCGGCGGATCGCGCGTCGCGGTTCTGCGCGGCTGA
- a CDS encoding FCD domain-containing protein, protein MTTTTLDTGAALQIRRTESLTTLIRRELERMIEHGELSAGDRINENALAAKLGVSRGPIREACRGLEQTGLVNVVVNRGVFVREVSSREAAELYEIRAQLYALAGRLLAPIVTPGQISALMGYVNEMDRAVEASDLNLFYPNNIRFHEAIVSFSGNGRLMMECAAIHREMHLFRRRTLDMPGRMAFSNVEHRNILNALKNHDAPAAERELQRHVMTSREILFGPLGHYPPADA, encoded by the coding sequence ATGACGACGACCACTCTGGATACGGGCGCCGCCCTCCAAATCCGCCGCACGGAGTCGCTGACGACGCTGATCCGGCGCGAACTCGAACGCATGATCGAGCATGGCGAACTGTCGGCGGGCGACCGCATTAACGAGAATGCGCTGGCGGCGAAGCTTGGCGTCAGCCGCGGACCGATCCGTGAGGCGTGCCGCGGCCTTGAGCAGACCGGCCTCGTCAATGTCGTGGTCAATCGCGGCGTCTTCGTCCGCGAAGTCAGCAGCCGCGAGGCGGCGGAGCTCTACGAGATCAGGGCGCAGCTTTATGCGCTCGCCGGCCGTCTGCTGGCGCCGATCGTCACGCCGGGGCAGATCAGCGCGCTCATGGGCTATGTCAACGAGATGGATCGCGCGGTCGAGGCCAGCGATCTCAATCTCTTCTATCCCAACAATATCCGATTTCATGAGGCGATCGTCAGCTTCAGCGGCAATGGCCGGCTGATGATGGAATGCGCCGCGATCCATCGCGAGATGCATCTTTTTCGCCGCCGCACGCTCGACATGCCCGGCCGCATGGCGTTCTCGAATGTCGAGCATCGCAATATTCTCAACGCGCTGAAGAACCATGACGCGCCGGCCGCCGAGCGCGAATTGCAGCGTCACGTCATGACCAGCCGCGAAATCCTGTTTGGTCCTCTCGGTCATTATCCGCCGGCCGACGCCTGA
- a CDS encoding MmgE/PrpD family protein — protein sequence MTDAEKAHLTRYVADFICAAKLSDLPSDVVALGKKSILDGIGLALSGSVAKSGELVRRHLGSLGLGAGPATVIGSNMKVAPRFAAFANGVGVHADDYDDTQLAVAKDRVYGLLTHPTAPALPAAIAMGEALGRDGRSVMLAYHLGVEVECKIAEAINPRHYQTGFHATATCGTFAAAAASANLMGLNAEQTARALSLAGSQSAGLRENFGTMTKPFHAGRSSESGVAAAQFAEIGWTATDKILEAPRGFFSAAGGGYDANAIAGKLGAPWTFASPGVSIKPHPSGSLTHPGMTEMLRLIKANDIKAQDVAKVRVGTNKNMPNALIHHRPKNELQAKFSMEFCMAILLLRGRAGLHEFTDEVVLEPDVQMMIEKVDFVVDQVAEAAGYDKMTTIIDIDMKDGRRISGRADFGKGSPTEPMSYDEVAEKFRECAGFAGVKKERADRVVKMVAELEALSSIATLTAELGQP from the coding sequence ATGACCGACGCCGAGAAGGCCCACCTCACCCGCTATGTCGCCGACTTCATTTGCGCGGCGAAGCTCTCGGACCTGCCTTCAGACGTCGTGGCGCTCGGCAAGAAGTCCATTCTCGACGGAATCGGGCTCGCCCTTTCCGGCTCCGTCGCCAAGAGCGGCGAACTGGTCAGACGGCATCTCGGCAGTCTCGGACTTGGCGCCGGCCCGGCGACAGTGATCGGTTCGAACATGAAGGTGGCGCCGCGCTTCGCGGCCTTCGCCAACGGCGTCGGCGTGCATGCGGACGACTATGACGACACGCAGCTCGCGGTCGCCAAGGACCGCGTGTACGGCCTGCTCACGCATCCGACGGCGCCCGCCCTGCCGGCCGCCATCGCCATGGGCGAAGCGCTTGGCCGCGATGGGCGCAGCGTGATGCTCGCCTATCATCTCGGCGTGGAAGTCGAATGCAAGATCGCGGAAGCGATCAATCCGCGCCACTACCAGACCGGATTTCATGCGACCGCGACCTGCGGCACGTTCGCCGCCGCCGCAGCCAGCGCGAACCTGATGGGCCTCAACGCCGAGCAGACGGCGCGCGCGCTCTCGCTCGCCGGCAGCCAGTCGGCGGGGTTGCGCGAGAATTTCGGCACGATGACGAAACCCTTCCATGCCGGGCGCTCGTCGGAGAGCGGCGTCGCGGCGGCGCAGTTCGCCGAAATCGGCTGGACGGCGACGGACAAAATTCTCGAAGCGCCGCGCGGCTTCTTCAGCGCCGCCGGCGGCGGCTACGACGCCAACGCCATCGCCGGCAAGCTCGGCGCGCCCTGGACATTCGCGTCGCCCGGCGTCTCGATCAAGCCGCATCCCTCGGGATCGTTGACGCATCCCGGCATGACCGAGATGCTGCGTCTCATCAAAGCGAACGACATCAAGGCGCAGGATGTCGCGAAGGTCCGCGTCGGCACGAACAAGAACATGCCGAACGCGCTGATCCATCATCGCCCGAAGAACGAGCTGCAGGCGAAATTCTCGATGGAGTTCTGCATGGCGATCCTGCTGCTGCGCGGCAGAGCGGGCTTGCACGAATTCACCGACGAGGTGGTGCTGGAGCCCGACGTGCAGATGATGATCGAAAAGGTCGATTTCGTCGTCGATCAGGTCGCGGAAGCCGCAGGCTACGACAAGATGACGACGATCATCGACATCGACATGAAGGATGGTCGCCGCATTTCCGGGCGCGCCGATTTCGGCAAGGGCAGCCCGACCGAGCCGATGAGCTATGACGAGGTCGCCGAAAAATTCAGGGAATGCGCCGGCTTCGCCGGGGTGAAAAAGGAGCGCGCCGATCGCGTCGTGAAGATGGTCGCCGAACTCGAGGCGTTGTCATCGATCGCGACGCTGACCGCTGAACTCGGGCAGCCCTGA